One window from the genome of Pseudoliparis swirei isolate HS2019 ecotype Mariana Trench chromosome 24, NWPU_hadal_v1, whole genome shotgun sequence encodes:
- the fbxo8 gene encoding F-box only protein 8 isoform X1, with protein sequence MGQALWRLPPRQQQQLQEELADRLADRGGGRRQEQGRDEGPQKRAPPPCYGPDIYHLLRTRMGGKEHHGFIDLEMLPHELGVTILSYLNATDLCLAGCVWQDLGHDEYLWQGLCKSTWGHCSIYNRRLPAGFSYRRLYLQLDEGCLTFNANAQEGISYFMSKGIMMDHPKELAKFIFYTRRLHWKMLRVYLDERRDVLDELVTLHNFSNQFLPNALRDFFRHIHAPEERGEYLETLITKFSHRFCTCNPGLVRDLSLSPDAVYVLCYSLILLSIDLTSPHVKNKMSKREFIRNTRRAAHNVSDDFVGHLYDNIYLIGHVAA encoded by the exons ATGGGTCAAGCACTGTGGAGGCTGCCTCCTAgacaacagcagcagcttcaggaaGAGCTTGCAGACCGACTAGCtgaccgaggaggaggaagacgacaaGAGCAAG gGAGAGATGAAGGTCCCCAGAAAAGAGCTCCTCCGCCATGCTATGGCCCCGACATCTATCATCTGCTGAGAACACGCATGggag GTAAGGAACACCATGGCTTTATAGATTTAGAGATGTTGCCACACGAATTAGGCGTCACCATCCTGTCGTACCTGAATGCCACTGACCTGTGCCTGGCTGGCTGTGTGTGGCAGGACCTGGGACACGACGAATATCTATGGCAGGG GCTGTGTAAGTCCACATGGGGACACTGCTCCATCTACAACAGAAGGCTACCTGCTGGTTTCTCATACAGAAGACTCTATTTACAACTAGATGAAGGCTGCCTGACATTCAATGCTAACGCACAGGAG gGCATCAGTTATTTCATGTCTAAAGGTATAATGATGGATCATCCAAAAGAGCTGGCTAAGTTCATTTTCTACACCAGACGGCTCCACTGGAAGATGCTGAGGGTTTACTTGGATGAGAG GAGGGACGTCCTGGACGAGTTGGTGACCCTCCATAATTTTAGTAACCAGTTCCTCCCCAATGCTCTGCGGGACTTCTTCAGACACATTCACGcaccagaggagagaggagagtatcTAGAGACCCTCATCACCAAGTTCAGCCACAGGTTTTGTACCTGTAACCCTGGCCTTGTCCGAGATCTGAGCCTCAGTCCTG ATGCGGTCTATGTGTTGTGCTACAGTCTGATCCTGCTCTCCATCGACCTGACAAGCCCCCAtgtcaaaaacaaaatgtcaaagaGGGAGTTTATCAGGAACACTCGGCGAGCGGCACATAATGTCTCGGATGACTTTGTAGGCCACCTCTATGACAATATTTACCTGATTGGCCACGTGGCCGCGTAG
- the fbxo8 gene encoding F-box only protein 8 isoform X3, giving the protein MGGKEHHGFIDLEMLPHELGVTILSYLNATDLCLAGCVWQDLGHDEYLWQGLCKSTWGHCSIYNRRLPAGFSYRRLYLQLDEGCLTFNANAQEGISYFMSKGIMMDHPKELAKFIFYTRRLHWKMLRVYLDERRDVLDELVTLHNFSNQFLPNALRDFFRHIHAPEERGEYLETLITKFSHRFCTCNPGLVRDLSLSPDAVYVLCYSLILLSIDLTSPHVKNKMSKREFIRNTRRAAHNVSDDFVGHLYDNIYLIGHVAA; this is encoded by the exons ATGggag GTAAGGAACACCATGGCTTTATAGATTTAGAGATGTTGCCACACGAATTAGGCGTCACCATCCTGTCGTACCTGAATGCCACTGACCTGTGCCTGGCTGGCTGTGTGTGGCAGGACCTGGGACACGACGAATATCTATGGCAGGG GCTGTGTAAGTCCACATGGGGACACTGCTCCATCTACAACAGAAGGCTACCTGCTGGTTTCTCATACAGAAGACTCTATTTACAACTAGATGAAGGCTGCCTGACATTCAATGCTAACGCACAGGAG gGCATCAGTTATTTCATGTCTAAAGGTATAATGATGGATCATCCAAAAGAGCTGGCTAAGTTCATTTTCTACACCAGACGGCTCCACTGGAAGATGCTGAGGGTTTACTTGGATGAGAG GAGGGACGTCCTGGACGAGTTGGTGACCCTCCATAATTTTAGTAACCAGTTCCTCCCCAATGCTCTGCGGGACTTCTTCAGACACATTCACGcaccagaggagagaggagagtatcTAGAGACCCTCATCACCAAGTTCAGCCACAGGTTTTGTACCTGTAACCCTGGCCTTGTCCGAGATCTGAGCCTCAGTCCTG ATGCGGTCTATGTGTTGTGCTACAGTCTGATCCTGCTCTCCATCGACCTGACAAGCCCCCAtgtcaaaaacaaaatgtcaaagaGGGAGTTTATCAGGAACACTCGGCGAGCGGCACATAATGTCTCGGATGACTTTGTAGGCCACCTCTATGACAATATTTACCTGATTGGCCACGTGGCCGCGTAG
- the fbxo8 gene encoding F-box only protein 8 isoform X2, whose product MPNLVVCEGRDEGPQKRAPPPCYGPDIYHLLRTRMGGKEHHGFIDLEMLPHELGVTILSYLNATDLCLAGCVWQDLGHDEYLWQGLCKSTWGHCSIYNRRLPAGFSYRRLYLQLDEGCLTFNANAQEGISYFMSKGIMMDHPKELAKFIFYTRRLHWKMLRVYLDERRDVLDELVTLHNFSNQFLPNALRDFFRHIHAPEERGEYLETLITKFSHRFCTCNPGLVRDLSLSPDAVYVLCYSLILLSIDLTSPHVKNKMSKREFIRNTRRAAHNVSDDFVGHLYDNIYLIGHVAA is encoded by the exons atgcccaatcttgtggtatgcgaag gGAGAGATGAAGGTCCCCAGAAAAGAGCTCCTCCGCCATGCTATGGCCCCGACATCTATCATCTGCTGAGAACACGCATGggag GTAAGGAACACCATGGCTTTATAGATTTAGAGATGTTGCCACACGAATTAGGCGTCACCATCCTGTCGTACCTGAATGCCACTGACCTGTGCCTGGCTGGCTGTGTGTGGCAGGACCTGGGACACGACGAATATCTATGGCAGGG GCTGTGTAAGTCCACATGGGGACACTGCTCCATCTACAACAGAAGGCTACCTGCTGGTTTCTCATACAGAAGACTCTATTTACAACTAGATGAAGGCTGCCTGACATTCAATGCTAACGCACAGGAG gGCATCAGTTATTTCATGTCTAAAGGTATAATGATGGATCATCCAAAAGAGCTGGCTAAGTTCATTTTCTACACCAGACGGCTCCACTGGAAGATGCTGAGGGTTTACTTGGATGAGAG GAGGGACGTCCTGGACGAGTTGGTGACCCTCCATAATTTTAGTAACCAGTTCCTCCCCAATGCTCTGCGGGACTTCTTCAGACACATTCACGcaccagaggagagaggagagtatcTAGAGACCCTCATCACCAAGTTCAGCCACAGGTTTTGTACCTGTAACCCTGGCCTTGTCCGAGATCTGAGCCTCAGTCCTG ATGCGGTCTATGTGTTGTGCTACAGTCTGATCCTGCTCTCCATCGACCTGACAAGCCCCCAtgtcaaaaacaaaatgtcaaagaGGGAGTTTATCAGGAACACTCGGCGAGCGGCACATAATGTCTCGGATGACTTTGTAGGCCACCTCTATGACAATATTTACCTGATTGGCCACGTGGCCGCGTAG